The following proteins are co-located in the Silene latifolia isolate original U9 population chromosome 1, ASM4854445v1, whole genome shotgun sequence genome:
- the LOC141594789 gene encoding pentatricopeptide repeat-containing protein DOT4, chloroplastic-like — protein sequence MEALAFLQSPPCLNIIRSLPLKDLSKNNFCPKVSSQVALKSEEIPLSNHLVLDKLPKTDTFAWNHLIKTHLANGEVGNVMYVYEQMLIQGLRPDKHTLPRVLAAARLSNSLLLGKQVHAHAVKLGISSKDYVITALMKMYGHLDGADTMKKVFDAYSVGECSVSGTLLISMYLKENKPRSALDLFYQMVSSSSRIDEIAIMTVLGACGMLQSLDDGIKVHAIAKACGLESQVLVNNALLKMYLDFGKIKVAREVFDDMSSRDSISWTEMIRGYVKNGGFNEGLKLFKMMVSESIKPDPPALATILPACSRMTAHKQGKEIHGYMIKNDVEMNVTVQNALLDMYMKSGHIESASAIFNDMTFKDAISWTIMIYGASLHGQGAYGVELYHEMQKNNLESDGVAFSSVLHACVAANLVEEGRTVFSLIKRPEVRHYSLMVSLLARAGLFEEAKIFIEENKIGNHTEVLRALLDGCRIHRKLITGKKITEQLCHLEPHSADNYILLSNWYASKGKWDIVYKLKENITDLGLVPKRAYSWIEFHNKIHVFGTGDMSHPKSEELYEELQCLVKKIEQEGFAFDTDFSLDDVHEERECLHIGHSELLAISFGLISTKGTTIRVTKNLRVCNNCHAMAKVISRLVAREIVLKDPSCFHHFKDGHCSCGDSW from the coding sequence ATGGAAGCACTTGCATTTCTGCAATCACCACCGTGCTTGAATATCATAAGAAGCTTGCCTCTGAAGGACCTTTCCAAGAACAATTTCTGTCCTAAAGTAAGTTCTCAAGTAGCCTTAAAATCAGAGGAGATTCCACTGAGCAATCACCTTGTACTAGATAAATTGCCCAAAACTGATACCTTTGCTTGGAACCATCTGATCAAAACCCATTTAGCTAATGGAGAGGTAGGAAACGTAATGTATGTATATGAGCAGATGCTTATACAGGGTCTACGTCCTGATAAACACACACTCCCTCGAGTGTTAGCTGCTGCTCGACTTTCAAATTCCTTGCTCCTTGGGAAACAGGTTCATGCTCATGCCGTTAAACTAGGAATTTCTTCCAAGGATTATGTCATCACAGCTCTAATGAAAATGTATGGCCATTTAGACGGTGCAGATACAATGAAAAAGGTCTTTGATGCATATAGTGTGGGAGAATGTTCCGTCTCTGGGACCTTGCTAATCTCCATGTACTTGAAGGAAAACAAACCCAGATCAGCACTTGATTTGTTCTACCAGATGGTATCTTCAAGTTCCCGAATCGATGAAATTGCGATAATGACCGTTCTTGGTGCTTGTGGTATGCTGCAATCTCTGGACGATGGAATAAAAGTGCATGCCATAGCCAAAGCTTGTGGACTTGAATCTCAAGTGTTGGTTAATAATGCTCTTTTAAAGATGTATTTAGATTTTGGAAAAATTAAGGTTGCTCGTGAAGTTTTTGATGATATGTCATCTAGAGACTCCATCTCTTGGACCGAAATGATTCGTGGGTACGTAAAGAATGGCGGATTCAATGAAGGTCTCAAATTGTTTAAGATGATGGTGTCAGAGAGTATTAAACCTGATCCACCTGCACTAGCGACCATTCTACCAGCTTGTTCAAGAATGACGGCTCATAAGCAGGGCAAAGAAATTCATGGTTACATGATTAAGAATGATGTTGAGATGAATGTTACTGTTCAGAATGCTCTTTTGGACATGTACATGAAATCAGGACACATCGAATCGGCTTCAGCGATTTTTAATGACATGACGTTCAAAGATGCCATATCATGGACAATTATGATATACGGCGCTAGCCTTCATGGGCAAGGTGCATATGGGGTTGAGTTGTATCATGAAATGCAGAAAAACAATCTGGAATCTGATGGAGTTGCGTTTTCTTCTGTTCTTCATGCTTGTGTGGCAGCAAATTTAGTTGAAGAAGGCAGGACTGTCTTTAGTTTAATTAAGAGGCCCGAAGTCCGGCATTACTCATTAATGGTTTCGCTACTTGCTCGGGCTGGACTTTTTGAAGAGGCAAAGATCTTTATCGAGGAAAACAAAATTGGAAATCACACTGAGGTGTTAAGAGCACTATTAGATGGTTGCAGAATCCATCGAAAGCTGATAACTGGTAAGAAAATCACTGAACAACTCTGTCATTTGGAACCACATAGTGCGGATAATTACATTCTATTATCAAATTGGTATGCTAGCAAAGGAAAGTGGGATATAGTATACAAATTGAAGGAAAATATTACAGATTTAGGTCTTGTGCCTAAAAGGGCTTATAGTTGGATAGAGTTTCACAATAAAATCCATGTGTTTGGAACCGGGGACATGTCGCACCCAAAATCTGAAGAATTATATGAGGAATTGCAGTGCCTGGTGAAGAAAATAGAACAAGAAGGTTTTGCTTTTGACACTGACTTCAGTCTCGATGATGTCCATGAGGAGAGGGAGTGCCTTCACATAGGGCATAGTGAATTGTTGGCTATATCCTTCGGTTTGATTAGTACAAAAGGTACTACTATCCGTGTCACCAAAAATCTTCGTGTGTGCAACAATTGTCATGCCATGGCGAAAGTCATATCTAGATTAGTAGCTCGGGAGATTGTACTTAAGGACCCTAGCTGCTTTCATCATTTTAAGGATGGACATTGTTCTTGTGGGGACTCATGGTAA